In Elusimicrobiota bacterium, a single genomic region encodes these proteins:
- the purQ gene encoding phosphoribosylformylglycinamidine synthase I: protein MKNSNEVKVLILRTAGTNCDYEAVLAFKLAGAVPEQVHINEFISGRKKMSKYDVLIIPGGFSYGDDVASGKILANELKYKLWPQVKQFANDGKPVVGICNGFQVLVKLGLLPGEIKFGQPPEQTATLTDNASGKFECRWVELKKSINTRCKFLKYVPDIIDLPIAHGEGRFVAIEDKVLQDLVENGQIVFQYSHTGRPTEIYPYNPNGSIMSIAGITDYNGNILGMMPHPERYLFKINHPYRPATGTEEDEFGQGFTLFTSIVEYVRDRVKQ from the coding sequence ATGAAAAACAGTAATGAAGTAAAGGTGTTAATCCTCCGCACTGCGGGTACCAACTGCGATTATGAAGCGGTGTTAGCGTTCAAACTCGCTGGTGCGGTACCTGAACAAGTGCATATCAACGAGTTTATCTCGGGCCGTAAGAAAATGTCGAAGTATGACGTCTTGATTATCCCCGGCGGGTTTTCATATGGTGATGATGTAGCATCCGGGAAAATATTGGCAAATGAACTTAAGTACAAATTATGGCCTCAGGTTAAGCAGTTTGCGAATGACGGGAAGCCTGTCGTAGGTATCTGTAACGGTTTTCAGGTACTTGTCAAACTTGGCCTTCTCCCGGGTGAGATAAAGTTTGGGCAGCCGCCGGAACAAACCGCAACTCTAACCGATAACGCATCAGGGAAGTTTGAATGCCGGTGGGTTGAGCTTAAGAAAAGTATTAATACACGGTGTAAATTCCTGAAGTATGTACCTGATATCATTGACCTACCTATAGCGCATGGGGAAGGGCGGTTCGTTGCGATTGAGGATAAGGTTTTACAGGATCTTGTTGAGAACGGTCAGATTGTGTTCCAGTATTCGCATACTGGGCGTCCAACAGAAATATATCCGTATAACCCTAACGGGTCAATAATGTCAATCGCAGGGATTACGGATTATAACGGTAACATTCTTGGGATGATGCCGCATCCGGAACGTTATTTATTTAAAATTAACCATCCTTACCGTCCTGCAACCGGTACGGAGGAAGATGAGTTTGGGCAGGGATTCACGTTGTTCACTTCGATTGTTGAGTATGTAAGAGACAGGGTTAAGCAGTAA
- a CDS encoding AIR synthase-related protein, whose translation THNHPSAIEPYGGAGTGIGGVIRDILGVGLGAKPVMNTDVFCFGPLDYPSTKLPENVLHPKRIFKGVVSGVKDYGNRMGIPTGNGAVVFDEGFVYNPLVYCGTVGIIPKDKCFKAVHPGEVVVAVGGRTGRDGIHGATFSSLSLDKDTPLSPVQIGNAIVEKKVLDTLMQARDLNLYTAITDCGAGGFSSAVGELGEECGVKVYLDRAPLKYEGLLPWEIWLSEAQERMVLSVPKKCLKQILQLFKNEDVEATVLGEFTDTKKLEMYYNDKKIGELEMLFLHHGYPRFHKQAKWVNVVNKEPNASVLAKKAGVPGAVAGILKKVLGDHDVCSKEWIIRQYDHEVQGQTVVKPLLGKHGGPGDACVSWPVSCSGQFNTPAEKYKGFAVSCGINPQYGKIDPYWMTASAIDEALRNIVAVGGDLRHAALLDNFCWGSPNKPQQMAGVVRAALACYDYAKLYGTPFISGKDSLNNEYVDIKGVSRSIPGTMLISAISIVPDVRKTVMSGWRKRGSLIYLLGTTYDEYGGSVYYRINGCIGNSVPKVNGDRAREDMYALGRVIAKEIVLSCHDCSDGGLGSTLAEMAFTNGIGAEIELKKVPFEFRYSNKRKLMDTDILFSESNSRFVVEVERSHAAMFERMMKGTKIGCIGFTISDPVLRLRSVLDNEIVMEESLTELMTVWKHGLGI comes from the coding sequence AGACACACAACCATCCTTCTGCAATCGAACCTTATGGCGGTGCAGGGACAGGTATCGGCGGTGTTATCCGCGATATCCTGGGGGTGGGGTTAGGTGCGAAACCTGTGATGAATACTGACGTTTTTTGTTTTGGCCCGCTGGATTATCCTTCAACTAAATTACCGGAGAACGTACTTCATCCAAAACGGATATTCAAAGGCGTGGTGTCAGGTGTTAAGGATTATGGTAACCGTATGGGTATCCCCACAGGTAATGGCGCGGTAGTGTTTGATGAAGGGTTTGTATACAACCCGTTAGTTTACTGCGGTACCGTGGGTATCATACCAAAAGATAAGTGTTTCAAAGCTGTGCATCCCGGTGAAGTTGTGGTAGCAGTAGGTGGGCGTACAGGCAGGGATGGTATACACGGTGCGACATTTTCTAGTTTAAGCCTTGATAAAGATACGCCGTTGAGTCCTGTACAAATAGGGAACGCTATTGTTGAGAAAAAGGTTTTGGATACCCTGATGCAAGCACGGGATCTCAATCTTTACACCGCGATTACCGATTGCGGGGCGGGCGGTTTTTCTTCGGCAGTAGGTGAACTCGGGGAAGAGTGCGGGGTGAAGGTGTACCTTGACCGTGCACCGTTGAAGTATGAAGGATTACTCCCGTGGGAGATATGGTTATCCGAGGCACAGGAACGGATGGTTCTTTCCGTCCCGAAGAAGTGTTTAAAACAAATATTGCAGTTATTCAAAAATGAAGATGTTGAAGCTACCGTCCTCGGTGAGTTTACGGATACCAAAAAACTTGAGATGTACTATAACGACAAAAAAATTGGGGAACTTGAGATGCTATTCCTTCATCACGGGTATCCAAGGTTTCATAAACAAGCGAAATGGGTTAATGTTGTTAATAAAGAACCTAATGCTAGTGTCTTAGCGAAAAAAGCGGGTGTTCCCGGTGCAGTTGCGGGGATACTAAAAAAAGTTTTGGGTGACCATGATGTGTGTAGTAAAGAATGGATTATCCGGCAGTATGACCATGAAGTACAAGGTCAAACCGTGGTTAAGCCGTTACTCGGGAAACATGGCGGGCCGGGTGATGCGTGTGTTTCCTGGCCGGTAAGTTGTTCCGGGCAGTTTAATACACCGGCGGAGAAGTATAAAGGTTTTGCGGTTAGTTGCGGGATTAATCCGCAATACGGGAAAATTGATCCTTACTGGATGACTGCCAGCGCGATTGATGAAGCGTTACGTAATATCGTTGCTGTGGGCGGTGATCTCCGTCATGCAGCGTTACTCGATAATTTTTGTTGGGGTAGCCCGAATAAGCCGCAGCAGATGGCGGGTGTTGTCCGTGCGGCATTAGCGTGTTATGATTACGCGAAACTTTATGGTACGCCGTTTATCTCAGGGAAGGATAGTCTTAATAATGAGTATGTAGATATAAAAGGCGTTTCGCGGTCAATTCCGGGTACTATGCTTATCTCCGCGATCAGTATCGTTCCGGATGTACGAAAAACTGTTATGTCAGGCTGGCGTAAACGCGGGAGTTTGATATACCTTCTCGGGACAACGTATGACGAGTATGGCGGGTCAGTGTATTACAGGATTAACGGGTGTATTGGTAATTCCGTTCCTAAAGTTAATGGTGACCGCGCAAGAGAGGATATGTATGCGCTAGGCCGGGTGATAGCTAAAGAAATTGTGTTATCCTGCCATGACTGCAGTGACGGCGGGCTCGGGTCTACTCTTGCGGAGATGGCGTTCACTAACGGTATTGGCGCGGAGATTGAACTAAAAAAAGTGCCTTTTGAGTTCCGGTACTCAAATAAACGTAAACTCATGGATACCGATATATTATTCTCGGAGTCAAACTCCAGGTTTGTCGTGGAAGTTGAACGCAGCCACGCAGCAATGTTTGAACGTATGATGAAAGGTACAAAAATCGGGTGTATAGGCTTTACGATATCCGATCCTGTGTTGAGGTTAAGAAGTGTGCTGGATAATGAGATTGTTATGGAAGAATCGTTGACGGAACTTATGACGGTTTGGAAACATGGGTTGGGGATATAG